From a single Thalassospira sp. ER-Se-21-Dark genomic region:
- a CDS encoding LysR family transcriptional regulator: MELRHIRYFLAVAREGNFTRAAARIGIGQPPLSQQIRDLENEIGTALFHRLPHGAELTEAGTAFLEVVAQFPDLAERAIRAAQRAGRGEVGSIRVGFTASAAFSPSVPRVFRDFRRSYPGVEMTLEEANSAQLVAGLRDERLDAVFLRQDTIAGDGIRLHVISSEPMVLVLPSGHPAAQREKVALSELRDEALILTPRAVGPTHYDKVVTACRDAGFEPQMGQIAPQLGSVINFVAAELGFSLVPKPMTQLQAKGVAYREIEGEVPIAQLSLAYRSNDISIALRNFVSRTLAAHRQPSIDE; this comes from the coding sequence ATGGAACTGCGCCATATCCGCTACTTCCTTGCCGTCGCCCGTGAAGGGAACTTTACCCGTGCTGCGGCCCGCATCGGCATCGGGCAGCCACCGCTTAGTCAGCAAATCCGCGATCTGGAAAATGAAATCGGCACGGCCCTGTTTCATCGTCTCCCCCATGGCGCCGAACTGACAGAGGCCGGAACGGCGTTTCTTGAGGTGGTTGCACAGTTCCCCGATCTGGCAGAGCGCGCCATTCGTGCCGCACAACGTGCCGGGCGCGGCGAAGTCGGATCGATCCGGGTGGGATTCACGGCGTCCGCCGCGTTCAGCCCGTCTGTGCCACGTGTATTCCGTGACTTCCGGCGCAGTTACCCCGGTGTTGAAATGACACTCGAAGAAGCCAACTCTGCCCAACTTGTCGCCGGCCTGCGCGATGAACGCCTTGATGCGGTATTCCTGCGCCAGGATACGATTGCAGGCGATGGCATTCGCCTGCATGTGATTTCAAGCGAACCGATGGTGCTTGTGCTCCCCTCCGGTCACCCGGCTGCCCAACGTGAAAAGGTCGCCCTATCGGAACTCAGAGACGAGGCGCTGATCCTGACCCCGCGCGCGGTCGGCCCAACCCATTATGACAAGGTGGTCACTGCCTGTCGCGACGCCGGGTTTGAACCACAAATGGGTCAGATCGCGCCACAGCTCGGATCCGTGATCAATTTCGTTGCGGCCGAGCTTGGCTTTTCATTGGTCCCTAAGCCGATGACGCAGCTTCAAGCCAAGGGTGTCGCCTATCGCGAGATCGAGGGCGAAGTGCCCATTGCGCAACTTTCACTGGCTTATCGCAGCAATGATATCTCGATTGCTCTTCGCAATTTCGTTAGCCGCACGCTTGCCGCCCATCGGCAGCCAAGCATTGATGAATAG